The bacterium genomic sequence GCGCGGGCTGGCGGGAAACCCGGCCCCGGAGGCGAAGGGTCCGGCATGCGGTACGCGCGCATCCTCCAGACGATCGACTGCCACGCCGCGGGGGAGCCGCTGCGGATCATCACCGGGGGACTCCCGCCGATCCTGGGAGGCACCATGCTCGCGCGACGCCGGTACATGCACGACCACCTCGACCACGCGCGCCGGCTGCTGATGTGGGAACCGAGGGGGCACCAGGACATGTACGGTTGCGTCGTCACGCCCCCGGTCACGGCGGGGGGCGCAGGCGGGCGTGCTCTTCATGCACAACGAGGGGTACAGCACGATGTGCGGGCACGGCGTGATCGGCCTCGTGACCGTGCTGCTCGAGACCGGGCAGCTCCCCGCGGTGGCTCCGGAAACGTCGGTCACCCTGGACACGCCCGCCGGGGTTGTGCGGGCACGCGCGCGCGTCGAGGCCGGCCGCGTGCGGGACGTGACGATCGCCAATGTGCCGTCGTTCACCTACGCGACCCGCGAGGTCGCGGTGCCGGGGTGGGGCGTGGTGGCGGCGACGGTGGCCTACGGGGGGGCGTTTTACGTGCTGGTGGATGCCCCCGCCGCGGGCTTGGGAACCTCACCCGGTCCGCTCCCCTCGCTCGTCGCGACGAGCGCGGCGATCAAGGCGGCGGTCGGCGCGGCGCTGGAGGTGGCGCATCCGCTGGAGCCGGAGATCCGCGGTCTCTACGGCGTCGTCCTCTCCTGGCCCGGGCAGCATCCGGGGGCAAACCGCACGAGCCTCACCGTATTCGCGGACTCCGCCGTCGATCGATCCCCCTGCGGTACCTGCACCTCGGCGCTGATGGCCGCCCTCTGGACGGCGGGGGCCCTGGCTTTGGGTGAGCCGTTCGTCAACGAGAGCCTGGTCGGCACGCGGTTTTCGGGGCGGCTGCTTTCGGAGACCACCGTGGCGTCCTATCGCGCGGCGGTGCCGGAGGTGACGGGATCGGCGGCGATTACGGGGTTTCACACCTTCGTGTTGGACGAGGACGATCCACTTCCGGAGGGTTTTCTGTTGCGCTGAGGCGCAGGGGGAATTGCCGCGGATTCAGCGCGCCGGATTCTTCAGCCGGTACTCCCGCACGAGCCGCAGGTTCTGGTTGGCTTCCCCAAGGATCTCGGCGCGCGTGTCGGGAGGGAGCGGAGCCACCGCCTGCCGGACCGCCGAGACATATTCGTCATCGGACCGGAAGCTGGTTTCGGCAAGCCCGGCGGACACGACCCCGGTCCCCCCGATCTGGCTGCCGCTTCCCACCACCGAAAACGACAGCCGGGACCCAAGGTAGGTTCCAAAGAAGAGCAGGGTCGTCTGCTTCCCATCGTTGGTCATGAGGATTTCTCCGGCGTTGACGGATCCCGCTCGAGTCGCCAAGGTGAATGTTCCGCCGCCGGCGCGTTCGCTGGCACCGTTGCCATAGGCAAAGGTGGCGCCCGTGAGCGGGAGGCCGCCGAGGACCCCGCGGAGGGTTCCGGCGAACGAGCGCTTGGTGCCGTTGTCGGTCAGGGTGAACGCGGGGGTCGCCAGCGGGATCTCGAACCGATAGTACAGCGTGTAGACCGACTCGTCTTGGGCGGATGAAGGGGAACGGGGGACCCCCGCCAGCACCATGGCCAGTGCCAGGGCACCGGCGCACACCCACTGCCACCGCGGGGGACATCGAAGCACGGGTCTCCCTCCTCTCCTCCGGACCGGTTCGCGGTCCGCGGCCGCATCCCTTCGCCGAGGCCGCCGACGGCTTGTCACCTCGAGAGGCACAATCGTATAATCAGGCTAAGCTTGGCGTGCGCCGCCAGGACGAGTTGGTCTCGGGGGGAATGTCGCATGCCGTTCGTCGACAAGACCCTTCATTGCCTCGATTGCGGAAAGGAATTCGTCTTCACTGCCGGAGAGCAGGAGTTCTACCAAAAGA encodes the following:
- a CDS encoding proline racemase family protein, coding for MLFMHNEGYSTMCGHGVIGLVTVLLETGQLPAVAPETSVTLDTPAGVVRARARVEAGRVRDVTIANVPSFTYATREVAVPGWGVVAATVAYGGAFYVLVDAPAAGLGTSPGPLPSLVATSAAIKAAVGAALEVAHPLEPEIRGLYGVVLSWPGQHPGANRTSLTVFADSAVDRSPCGTCTSALMAALWTAGALALGEPFVNESLVGTRFSGRLLSETTVASYRAAVPEVTGSAAITGFHTFVLDEDDPLPEGFLLR